From Sphingomonas nostoxanthinifaciens, a single genomic window includes:
- the glmM gene encoding phosphoglucosamine mutase encodes MARKYFGTDGIRGRTNERPMTAEIAMKVGQAAGAHFHRGKHRHRALIGKDTRLSGYMMESALTAGFTSVGMDVVLVGPMPTPAVAMLTRSMRADLGVMISASHNPFADNGIKLFGPDGYKLSDDDELKIEAAIEGTPQLATSECIGRARRVADAQGRYVHAVKSSFPEHLRLAGLRVVVDCANGAAYQVAPAALWELGAEVIPLGVAPNGTNINERCGSTDPSALQAKVVETRADIGIALDGDADRLIVVDDKGQIVDGDQLMALIASAAARDGTLKGDGVVATIMSNLGLERFLWGQGIALHRTPVGDRHVVEAMRAGGYNVGGEQSGHIVLADHATTGDGLIAALQVLAELVQSGQPAHRLLKQFDPLPQLLKNVRFAGGQPLDDDKVKATIAAAEQELGGTGRLVIRKSGTEPLIRVMAEGEDEALVGQVVDRICEAVRKAA; translated from the coding sequence ATGGCACGCAAATATTTCGGCACCGATGGCATTCGCGGCCGCACCAACGAACGGCCGATGACCGCCGAGATCGCGATGAAGGTCGGTCAGGCGGCCGGCGCGCATTTCCATCGCGGCAAGCATCGCCATCGCGCGCTGATCGGCAAGGATACGCGCCTGTCGGGCTATATGATGGAAAGCGCGCTGACCGCGGGCTTCACCTCGGTCGGCATGGATGTTGTGCTGGTCGGGCCGATGCCGACGCCGGCGGTGGCAATGCTCACCCGCTCGATGCGCGCCGATCTCGGCGTGATGATCTCCGCCAGCCACAATCCCTTCGCCGACAACGGCATCAAATTGTTCGGGCCGGACGGCTACAAATTGTCCGACGACGACGAATTGAAGATCGAGGCAGCGATCGAGGGCACGCCGCAGCTCGCCACCTCCGAATGCATCGGCCGCGCGCGGCGCGTGGCGGATGCGCAGGGGCGCTACGTCCACGCGGTCAAGTCGAGCTTTCCCGAGCATCTGCGGCTGGCCGGCTTGCGCGTCGTGGTCGATTGCGCGAACGGCGCGGCCTATCAGGTCGCGCCCGCGGCCTTGTGGGAATTGGGTGCCGAGGTGATCCCGCTCGGCGTCGCGCCCAACGGCACCAACATCAACGAACGCTGCGGCTCGACCGACCCCAGCGCACTGCAAGCTAAGGTGGTCGAGACGCGCGCCGACATCGGCATCGCGCTCGACGGCGACGCCGATCGGCTGATCGTGGTCGACGACAAGGGCCAGATCGTCGACGGGGACCAGTTGATGGCGTTGATCGCCTCGGCGGCCGCGCGCGACGGCACGCTGAAGGGCGACGGCGTGGTCGCGACGATCATGTCGAACCTCGGGCTCGAGCGGTTCCTGTGGGGGCAGGGGATCGCGCTCCATCGCACGCCCGTGGGCGACCGCCACGTGGTCGAGGCGATGCGCGCCGGCGGCTACAATGTCGGCGGCGAGCAATCGGGCCATATCGTGCTGGCCGATCACGCCACCACCGGCGACGGGCTGATCGCCGCGCTGCAGGTGCTGGCCGAACTGGTGCAGAGCGGGCAGCCTGCGCATCGTCTGCTCAAGCAGTTCGATCCGCTGCCGCAATTGCTCAAGAATGTGCGCTTCGCCGGCGGCCAGCCGCTCGACGACGACAAGGTCAAGGCGACGATCGCAGCCGCCGAGCAGGAACTTGGCGGCACCGGTCGCCTCGTCATCCGCAAATCGGGTACCGAGCCGCTGATCCGCGTGATGGCCGAGGGCGAGGATGAGGCGCTCGTCGGCCAGG
- a CDS encoding glycosyltransferase family 2 protein: MLLAFLAWVIALVQLASALPFLIETGMGLLPGRRRSTSPASLATAILVPAHDEAAHIAAILAGIQAAIPSGTRLLVVADNCTDATAAVARTTGAEVIERNDPARRGKGYALAFGRDHLAEDPPQAVVVIDADCVPEPDAVAAIAAEAVARTRPIQSRYLLRPVPGALAMVQVSNFAFVVKNLVRQRGLARLGLPAPLTGTGMAFPWSLFRDAPLATADRVEDLALGIHFARIGHPPLFAADALVWSDPAARAATLGQRSRWEGGFLATARALGPTLLGEGLRRGRMGLFWLGLHVMTPPLALLVMANLALLVLVLILAVLGAGAGALVLSAAILVALGLVVLLAWAIEGRPWLKARSLALLPFYLLWKIPMYARLLLGRGPSGWNRTERTG, from the coding sequence ATGCTGCTGGCATTCCTCGCCTGGGTGATCGCGCTGGTTCAGCTCGCCAGCGCACTGCCTTTCCTGATCGAGACCGGCATGGGGCTGCTGCCTGGCCGGCGGCGATCGACAAGCCCCGCGTCGCTCGCAACCGCGATCCTCGTGCCGGCGCATGACGAGGCGGCGCACATCGCCGCCATTCTGGCAGGCATCCAGGCGGCGATACCGTCGGGCACGCGCCTGCTGGTCGTGGCCGACAATTGCACCGACGCGACCGCGGCCGTCGCCCGTACCACCGGCGCCGAGGTGATCGAGCGCAACGATCCGGCGCGGCGCGGCAAGGGCTATGCGCTCGCCTTCGGCCGCGATCATCTCGCGGAGGACCCGCCGCAGGCGGTGGTGGTGATCGATGCCGACTGTGTGCCCGAGCCGGACGCGGTGGCGGCGATCGCAGCCGAAGCCGTCGCGCGGACGCGGCCGATCCAGTCACGCTACCTGCTGCGGCCGGTGCCGGGCGCGTTGGCGATGGTGCAGGTCTCGAACTTTGCCTTCGTCGTGAAGAATCTGGTGCGGCAGCGCGGCCTCGCTCGGCTCGGCCTGCCCGCGCCGCTGACCGGCACCGGTATGGCCTTTCCGTGGAGCCTGTTCCGCGATGCGCCGCTCGCCACCGCCGATCGGGTCGAGGATCTGGCGCTGGGCATCCATTTCGCGCGCATCGGCCATCCACCGCTGTTCGCCGCCGACGCGCTCGTATGGAGCGATCCCGCCGCGCGCGCCGCGACGCTCGGCCAGCGCAGCCGCTGGGAAGGGGGCTTCCTGGCGACGGCCCGCGCGCTCGGCCCGACCTTGCTGGGCGAGGGCCTGCGCCGAGGACGGATGGGTCTCTTCTGGCTGGGTCTCCACGTGATGACGCCGCCGCTGGCGCTGCTGGTGATGGCGAACCTCGCATTGCTCGTCCTCGTGCTGATCCTCGCGGTACTCGGTGCCGGCGCGGGTGCGCTGGTCCTGTCCGCCGCGATCCTCGTCGCGCTCGGGCTGGTCGTGCTGCTCGCCTGGGCGATCGAGGGGCGGCCGTGGCTGAAGGCGCGCAGCCTCGCGCTGCTGCCTTTCTACCTGCTGTGGAAGATCCCGATGTATGCACGGCTGCTGCTCGGCCGTGGCCCGTCGGGCTGGAATCGCACCGAACGCACCGGCTGA
- a CDS encoding glycosyltransferase family 4 protein, whose amino-acid sequence MHIAYLTNQYPAVSHSFIRREIAAMEALGHRIDRYSVRGPGGGLGAEDQAEVARTTPILAQGAAALLRAMLAELVTRPATWFAALRLTLGMHKAAGRGLVPHLAYLAEACWLARALRASGAEHVHVHFGTNPAAVARIARRLGAPPYSFTVHGPDEFDRPQELDLAGKVADAKAAVAISSYGRGQLMRWSALADWPKIGVARCGIDASFREVDDVPSAPGIPGFVAVARLAPQKGLPLLIEAAGRLARDGRDFTLTLVGDGPLRAELTAQAARLGLSDRVVFAGICDGAGVRRHLLAARAFVLPSFAEGLPVVIMEALALRRPVVVSAIAGTPELVDHECGWLVPAGSVEALADAMAAVLDADPAQLAAMGEEGRARVLAQHDAAANARALTALIAA is encoded by the coding sequence ATGCATATCGCCTATCTCACCAACCAATATCCCGCGGTCAGCCATAGCTTCATCCGGCGCGAGATTGCGGCGATGGAGGCGCTCGGCCACCGCATCGATCGCTATTCGGTGCGCGGCCCCGGCGGCGGTCTCGGTGCGGAAGACCAGGCCGAGGTCGCGCGCACCACGCCCATCCTCGCGCAGGGCGCCGCGGCGCTGCTGCGCGCGATGCTGGCCGAACTGGTAACCCGACCGGCGACATGGTTCGCGGCGCTGCGCCTGACGCTCGGGATGCACAAGGCGGCGGGGCGGGGGCTGGTGCCGCATCTGGCCTATCTCGCCGAGGCATGCTGGCTGGCCCGCGCGCTGCGGGCGAGCGGGGCCGAGCATGTTCATGTTCATTTCGGCACGAACCCTGCGGCGGTCGCGCGCATCGCGCGCCGGCTGGGTGCGCCGCCCTATAGCTTCACCGTGCACGGGCCCGACGAGTTCGATCGCCCGCAGGAGTTGGATCTCGCCGGCAAGGTGGCCGACGCCAAGGCGGCGGTGGCGATCAGCAGCTACGGGCGTGGCCAGCTGATGCGCTGGAGCGCGCTGGCCGACTGGCCCAAGATCGGCGTGGCGCGCTGCGGGATCGACGCCTCGTTCCGCGAGGTGGACGACGTTCCGTCGGCGCCCGGCATTCCCGGCTTCGTCGCGGTCGCGCGACTCGCGCCGCAGAAGGGCCTGCCGCTCCTGATCGAGGCGGCCGGGCGGCTCGCCCGCGACGGACGCGACTTCACGCTTACGTTGGTCGGCGACGGCCCGCTCCGCGCCGAACTGACGGCGCAGGCCGCGCGGCTCGGTTTGTCGGATCGGGTGGTGTTCGCCGGGATCTGCGATGGGGCAGGGGTGCGCCGTCACTTGCTCGCCGCGCGTGCGTTCGTGCTGCCGAGCTTTGCCGAGGGATTGCCGGTGGTCATCATGGAAGCGCTCGCGCTGCGCCGCCCGGTGGTGGTGAGCGCCATCGCCGGCACGCCCGAACTGGTCGACCATGAGTGCGGCTGGCTGGTGCCGGCCGGCTCGGTCGAGGCGCTGGCGGATGCGATGGCCGCGGTGCTCGATGCCGATCCGGCGCAACTCGCAGCGATGGGCGAAGAGGGGCGCGCCCGCGTGCTGGCCCAGCACGACGCCGCCGCCAATGCGCGCGCGCTGACCGCGCTGATCGCGGCATGA
- a CDS encoding amidohydrolase family protein yields MKRLLLSAAALIAAPAFAETVAFTGGTVAVGDGSAPIPGGTVVIRDGRVVAAGAGVAVPAGARVVDATGKWVSAGIVASFNTEGLYNGEDIGEGNDTSARTSPFHAAIDVSVAINPMTQAIPVDRASGVTRAIVAPDATGSIFAGQGAVIDLGADPMPVTRARAFQFVELGEAEERRGETRPGRYAQLHDALAEARDFQHSPATFDGRGKDALLTRADAAALLPVIDGRMPLVVHVERASDILQVLDLKRQYPALKLVLFGVSEGWMVAPQIAAAHVPVVTAALANLPASFEALAATESNAGRLEQAGVPVSISTVDVASEGGQRLLKQYAGNLVAITKVPGMTGLDWGHAFATITSGPAAALGMDGEIGSLRAGRRADVVVWDGDPLELSSAPVAVFIDGVQQPLTSRQTRLRDRYLNPTEGALPKAYDR; encoded by the coding sequence GTGAAGCGCCTCCTCCTCTCCGCCGCCGCGCTGATCGCGGCGCCCGCCTTCGCCGAGACGGTCGCCTTCACTGGCGGCACGGTCGCGGTGGGCGACGGCTCGGCACCGATCCCCGGCGGCACGGTCGTGATCCGCGACGGGCGCGTCGTCGCCGCCGGCGCGGGCGTCGCGGTGCCAGCGGGCGCGCGCGTGGTCGATGCCACCGGCAAGTGGGTGTCGGCCGGCATCGTCGCCAGCTTCAACACCGAAGGCCTCTACAATGGCGAGGATATCGGCGAGGGCAACGACACCTCGGCGCGCACTTCGCCTTTCCACGCCGCGATCGACGTGTCGGTGGCGATCAACCCGATGACGCAGGCGATCCCGGTCGATCGCGCGAGCGGTGTCACGCGCGCGATCGTCGCGCCCGATGCGACCGGCTCGATCTTCGCCGGGCAGGGCGCGGTGATCGATCTCGGTGCCGATCCGATGCCGGTCACCCGTGCGCGCGCCTTCCAGTTCGTCGAACTGGGCGAGGCGGAGGAACGCCGTGGCGAGACCCGGCCAGGCCGCTATGCGCAGCTCCACGATGCGCTGGCCGAGGCGCGTGACTTTCAGCACAGCCCGGCGACGTTCGACGGACGCGGCAAGGACGCACTGCTCACCCGCGCCGACGCCGCGGCATTGCTGCCGGTGATCGACGGGCGGATGCCGCTGGTGGTGCATGTCGAGCGTGCGAGCGACATTCTGCAGGTGCTCGACCTGAAGCGGCAATATCCCGCGCTCAAGCTCGTCCTGTTTGGCGTGAGCGAGGGCTGGATGGTCGCGCCGCAGATCGCCGCCGCGCACGTTCCGGTCGTCACCGCCGCGCTGGCCAACCTGCCCGCCTCGTTCGAGGCGCTGGCCGCGACCGAGTCCAATGCCGGCCGGCTGGAGCAGGCGGGCGTGCCCGTCAGCATTTCGACCGTCGACGTGGCGAGCGAGGGCGGCCAGCGACTGCTCAAGCAATATGCCGGCAATCTGGTGGCGATCACCAAGGTGCCGGGGATGACCGGGCTCGACTGGGGCCATGCCTTCGCCACGATCACTTCGGGCCCGGCGGCGGCGCTCGGCATGGATGGCGAGATCGGCTCGCTCCGCGCCGGCCGTCGCGCCGACGTGGTGGTGTGGGACGGCGATCCGCTGGAGCTGTCGTCGGCGCCGGTGGCGGTGTTCATTGACGGCGTGCAGCAGCCGCTCACCAGCCGCCAGACGCGCCTGCGCGACCGCTACCTCAACCCGACCGAGGGCGCCCTTCCCAAGGCGTATGATCGGTAG
- a CDS encoding amidohydrolase has protein sequence MSLAACAQAPAAKPKSASASPSSPKLAAPWTTDPYPSTYHAYPGVPTLVTNVTIYDGEGGRIDNGAVLFADGKVVQVGQSIAPPAGATVIDGHGKWVTPGIIDVHSHMGDYPAPGVQANSDGNEATAPTTPEVWAEHSVWPQDPQFSRALMNGGVTTLQILPGSANLMGGRSVIVKNVYARTEQGMKFPGAPYGLKMACGENPKRVYGSKGREPSTRMGNIAVDRMTWAKATEYKRRWEKYEKDGGEPPTRDIAMDTLAGVLDGKILVQNHCYRADEMAIVMDMSKEFGYHVSAFHHGVESYKIADLLKANNVCAAVWADWYGFKMEAYDGIPENLALLQKAGTCAMIHSDDPNGVQHLNQEVAKAQAAGRRAGIAIPDEVAWEWLAINPAKAIGLSDRIGSLKPGKMADVVLWNGNPLSVYSRPDMVWIDGALMYDAKDPKRRPVSDFELGQPGEGDVK, from the coding sequence CTGTCCCTCGCCGCATGCGCGCAGGCGCCCGCCGCCAAGCCGAAGAGCGCGAGCGCGTCGCCGTCTTCGCCCAAGCTGGCCGCGCCGTGGACGACCGATCCCTATCCCTCGACTTACCATGCCTATCCGGGCGTGCCGACGCTGGTGACCAACGTCACCATCTATGACGGCGAGGGCGGCCGGATCGACAATGGCGCGGTGCTGTTCGCCGACGGCAAGGTGGTGCAGGTCGGCCAATCGATCGCGCCGCCCGCCGGCGCGACCGTGATCGACGGCCATGGCAAGTGGGTGACTCCCGGCATCATCGACGTGCACAGCCACATGGGCGACTATCCCGCGCCAGGCGTGCAGGCAAATAGCGACGGCAACGAAGCGACCGCGCCGACCACGCCCGAAGTGTGGGCCGAACATAGCGTGTGGCCGCAGGATCCGCAGTTCAGCCGCGCGCTGATGAATGGCGGCGTCACCACGCTGCAGATCCTGCCCGGCTCGGCCAATCTTATGGGCGGCCGCTCGGTGATCGTGAAGAACGTCTATGCGCGCACCGAGCAGGGGATGAAGTTCCCCGGCGCGCCCTATGGCCTCAAGATGGCGTGCGGCGAGAACCCGAAGCGCGTCTACGGCTCGAAGGGGCGCGAGCCCTCGACCCGGATGGGCAATATCGCCGTCGATCGCATGACGTGGGCCAAGGCGACCGAATATAAGCGGCGCTGGGAAAAGTATGAGAAAGACGGCGGCGAGCCGCCGACGCGCGATATTGCGATGGATACGCTCGCCGGCGTGCTCGACGGCAAGATCCTCGTCCAGAACCATTGCTACCGCGCCGACGAGATGGCCATCGTGATGGATATGTCGAAGGAGTTCGGCTATCACGTCTCGGCCTTCCACCACGGCGTGGAGAGCTACAAGATCGCCGATTTGCTGAAGGCGAACAACGTCTGCGCCGCCGTCTGGGCCGATTGGTACGGCTTCAAGATGGAAGCCTATGACGGCATCCCCGAGAACCTCGCGCTGCTGCAGAAGGCCGGCACCTGCGCGATGATCCACTCGGACGATCCCAACGGCGTCCAGCATCTCAACCAGGAAGTGGCGAAGGCACAGGCCGCGGGCCGACGCGCCGGCATCGCCATTCCGGACGAGGTGGCGTGGGAATGGCTCGCGATCAATCCGGCCAAGGCGATCGGCCTTTCCGACCGGATCGGCAGCCTCAAGCCGGGCAAGATGGCCGACGTGGTGCTGTGGAACGGCAATCCGCTGTCGGTCTACAGCCGGCCCGACATGGTGTGGATCGACGGCGCGCTGATGTACGATGCCAAGGATCCAAAGCGGCGACCCGTGTCCGATTTCGAGCTGGGCCAGCCGGGCGAAGGAGACGTGAAGTGA
- a CDS encoding nitroreductase family protein, with translation MFNDLSSPAALMQTRRSGKPRDMAAPGPSSDQLDRILGAAIRVPDHGKLAPWRFVIVPDTRREDFATLLEQAYRLDRPATGAAEMETVRQFAFQAPTLVVALSAPAHASQIPIWEQELSVGAACMAMLVATHAEGFVGGWLTGWAAYSDAVRDAFGQPGERIAGFMFIGSPTRPLDERPRPERNSVISTWSPA, from the coding sequence ATGTTCAACGATCTCTCCTCGCCGGCCGCCCTCATGCAGACCCGGCGCTCCGGCAAGCCGCGCGACATGGCCGCGCCCGGCCCGTCGTCCGATCAGCTCGACCGTATCCTGGGCGCGGCGATCCGCGTGCCCGATCACGGCAAGCTCGCCCCATGGCGCTTCGTGATCGTGCCCGACACGCGGCGCGAGGATTTCGCGACATTGCTGGAACAAGCCTATCGCCTCGACCGGCCCGCGACCGGCGCCGCCGAGATGGAGACGGTCCGCCAGTTCGCCTTCCAGGCGCCGACCTTGGTGGTCGCATTGTCCGCCCCCGCCCATGCCAGCCAGATCCCGATCTGGGAGCAGGAATTGTCGGTTGGCGCCGCCTGCATGGCGATGCTGGTCGCAACGCATGCCGAAGGCTTTGTCGGCGGCTGGCTGACCGGTTGGGCTGCCTATTCGGACGCGGTGCGCGACGCCTTCGGCCAGCCCGGCGAGCGTATTGCCGGCTTCATGTTCATCGGTTCGCCGACTCGTCCGCTCGACGAACGACCCCGTCCCGAGCGCAACAGCGTTATCTCAACCTGGTCGCCCGCGTAA
- a CDS encoding GntR family transcriptional regulator, whose protein sequence is MVASDRPVYLRLRDEIVAMILDGRIQEGEALPSVRAFAAEQGANPLTVAKAYQSFQDDGLVTVRRGVGMFVGPGAAGRLRTAARAHFLSEEWPEIASRIRRLAIDPADLLERVPV, encoded by the coding sequence ATGGTTGCATCCGACCGCCCCGTCTATCTCCGCCTCCGCGACGAGATCGTGGCGATGATCCTCGACGGGCGCATTCAGGAGGGCGAGGCACTTCCCTCGGTCCGCGCCTTCGCCGCCGAGCAGGGGGCGAACCCGCTGACCGTCGCCAAGGCCTATCAAAGCTTTCAGGATGACGGCCTCGTCACCGTCCGCCGCGGCGTCGGCATGTTCGTCGGCCCCGGCGCGGCGGGCCGGCTGCGCACCGCCGCGCGCGCGCATTTCCTAAGCGAGGAATGGCCAGAAATCGCCAGCCGCATCCGCCGCCTCGCGATCGACCCGGCCGACCTGCTGGAGCGCGTGCCGGTCTGA
- a CDS encoding L-threonylcarbamoyladenylate synthase yields MSETSILPFDDAGIARAAALIRAGQPVAIPTETVYGLAADATDAAAVAAIYAAKGRPSFNPLIVHVPDLSAAQALADLPAPALRLAERFWPGPLTIVAPLRDGTPIARLTTAGLATIALRVPAHPAMQALLRVTGLPLAAPSANASGTISPTRAAHVLRSLGGRIPLVVDGGACAVGLESAIVAVGANGLRLLRPGPIAPDALAEAAGLPIAGAGSDAIEAPGQLAHHYAPSKPLRLDATSAAPDEWLIGFGAIAGDASLSPAGDLIEAAARLFDLLHAADAAPAERIAVAPVPRSGLGLAINDRLARAAAPQ; encoded by the coding sequence ATGAGCGAGACGTCGATCCTGCCGTTCGACGATGCGGGCATCGCGCGCGCGGCCGCGCTCATCCGCGCAGGCCAGCCGGTCGCGATTCCGACCGAGACGGTCTACGGCCTCGCGGCCGACGCAACCGATGCCGCGGCCGTTGCCGCCATCTATGCGGCCAAGGGGCGGCCGAGCTTCAATCCGCTGATCGTCCACGTTCCCGATCTCTCTGCCGCGCAGGCGCTGGCCGATCTGCCCGCGCCGGCCTTGCGGCTGGCCGAGCGATTCTGGCCGGGGCCGTTGACGATTGTCGCTCCGCTGCGCGACGGCACGCCGATCGCGCGGCTGACGACGGCGGGGCTCGCCACGATCGCGCTGCGCGTGCCGGCACACCCTGCCATGCAGGCGCTGCTGCGCGTGACCGGGCTGCCGCTCGCCGCCCCCTCCGCCAATGCCAGCGGCACGATCAGCCCGACGCGCGCCGCGCACGTGCTGCGCTCGCTCGGCGGGCGCATTCCGCTGGTGGTCGATGGCGGCGCCTGCGCGGTCGGGCTCGAATCGGCCATTGTCGCGGTGGGCGCGAACGGGTTGCGCCTGTTGCGGCCCGGACCGATCGCGCCCGATGCGCTGGCCGAAGCCGCCGGGCTGCCGATCGCCGGTGCCGGCAGCGACGCGATCGAGGCGCCCGGCCAGCTCGCGCATCATTACGCTCCGTCGAAGCCGCTCCGGCTGGATGCGACGAGCGCCGCGCCGGACGAATGGCTGATCGGCTTCGGCGCCATCGCCGGCGACGCCTCGCTGTCACCGGCGGGCGACCTGATCGAGGCGGCGGCGCGCCTGTTCGATCTGCTCCACGCCGCCGACGCCGCGCCGGCCGAGCGGATCGCCGTCGCCCCGGTGCCGCGCAGCGGGCTGGGCCTCGCGATCAACGACCGGTTGGCGCGCGCGGCGGCGCCCCAATAG
- a CDS encoding enoyl-CoA hydratase, giving the protein MAEYETLLVERHDAVTLVRLNRPQALNALNARILAELLEVARAYDAHPGQLCLIVTGSEKAFAAGADIREMEAAGFADMYGEDRFAGWDVFARTRKPVIAAVAGFALGGGCELAMMCDFIIAADTAKFGQPEIKLGITPGMGGSQRLARAVGKAKAMEMCLTGRMMDAVEAERAGLVARIVPAAELIDEALKTAAAIAAMPPLAAIAAKEMVDAAFETPLAQGIAFERRLFNGLFGTEDQKEGMRAFVEKRPGSFTGR; this is encoded by the coding sequence ATGGCCGAATATGAGACATTGCTGGTCGAACGCCACGATGCCGTCACCCTTGTCCGGCTCAACCGTCCGCAGGCGCTGAACGCGCTCAATGCGCGCATCCTCGCCGAACTGCTGGAGGTCGCGCGCGCCTATGACGCCCATCCCGGTCAGCTTTGCCTGATCGTCACCGGCAGCGAGAAGGCGTTCGCCGCCGGCGCCGACATCAGGGAGATGGAGGCGGCCGGTTTCGCCGATATGTATGGCGAGGACCGCTTTGCCGGCTGGGACGTCTTCGCCCGCACGCGCAAGCCGGTGATCGCGGCGGTGGCGGGCTTCGCGCTCGGCGGCGGGTGCGAGCTGGCGATGATGTGCGACTTCATCATCGCCGCCGACACCGCGAAATTCGGCCAGCCGGAGATCAAGCTTGGCATCACTCCCGGCATGGGCGGATCGCAGCGGCTTGCGCGCGCGGTGGGGAAGGCCAAGGCGATGGAAATGTGCCTGACCGGGCGGATGATGGACGCGGTCGAGGCCGAACGCGCCGGCTTGGTCGCGCGCATCGTTCCCGCCGCCGAACTGATCGACGAGGCGCTGAAGACCGCCGCCGCCATCGCCGCGATGCCGCCGCTCGCCGCGATCGCCGCCAAGGAGATGGTCGACGCCGCGTTCGAGACCCCGCTCGCGCAGGGCATCGCGTTCGAGCGGCGCCTGTTCAACGGCCTGTTCGGCACCGAGGATCAGAAGGAAGGCATGCGCGCCTTCGTGGAGAAACGGCCAGGCAGCTTTACGGGGCGCTGA
- a CDS encoding enoyl-CoA hydratase/isomerase family protein encodes MSEHVIVAVEGRVGRLRLDRPEALHAHTEAMCRTMIDALLAWRTDNRVEAVLIDHAAGRGFCAGGDVRTAAESGRGDGAVAHAFFATEYQLNHLLYVYAKPILAVMDGVTMGGGVGLALPARYRIATERTMFAMPETTIGLFPDAGAGRYLSRLPGRMGEYLALTSARLDGAECLALGLATHFVPSARIEEAKQALIADPRAADAILAAFAEAPPAAAILDRIADIDRLFAADRLEDMIDALAADSGAWAAATLANLRIKSPTSCKVALRELRAARHLTDFADEMRMEYGLAWHLCQRHDFIEGVRALLVDKDNAPRWDPSTPEGVTDTMLDTIFAPLPPEAAWEPLRL; translated from the coding sequence GTGAGCGAACATGTGATCGTCGCGGTCGAGGGGCGGGTGGGGCGCCTGCGGCTCGACCGGCCCGAGGCGCTGCACGCGCATACCGAGGCGATGTGCCGCACGATGATCGACGCGCTGCTGGCGTGGCGCACCGATAATCGCGTCGAGGCGGTGCTGATCGATCATGCCGCCGGTCGCGGCTTCTGCGCGGGCGGCGACGTGCGCACGGCGGCGGAGAGCGGCCGGGGCGACGGCGCGGTCGCACACGCTTTCTTCGCCACCGAATATCAGCTCAACCACCTGCTCTACGTCTATGCCAAGCCGATCCTCGCGGTGATGGACGGCGTGACGATGGGCGGTGGGGTCGGATTGGCGCTGCCCGCGCGTTATCGGATCGCGACCGAGCGGACGATGTTCGCGATGCCGGAGACGACGATCGGGCTGTTCCCCGATGCTGGCGCGGGCCGCTATCTCTCGCGCTTGCCCGGACGGATGGGCGAATATCTCGCGCTCACCTCGGCCCGGCTCGACGGCGCGGAGTGCCTGGCGCTCGGGCTCGCGACCCACTTCGTGCCGAGCGCGCGGATCGAGGAGGCCAAGCAAGCGCTGATCGCCGATCCGCGCGCCGCCGACGCGATCCTCGCCGCCTTCGCCGAAGCACCGCCCGCGGCGGCCATCCTCGATCGCATTGCCGATATCGATCGATTGTTCGCCGCCGATCGGCTGGAAGACATGATCGACGCGCTGGCGGCCGATAGCGGCGCCTGGGCGGCCGCGACGCTCGCCAATCTGCGCATCAAATCGCCAACCAGCTGCAAGGTCGCGCTCCGCGAACTGCGCGCGGCGCGCCACCTCACCGATTTCGCCGACGAGATGCGAATGGAATATGGCCTCGCCTGGCATCTCTGCCAGCGCCACGATTTCATCGAGGGCGTGCGTGCATTGCTGGTCGACAAGGACAATGCGCCGCGCTGGGATCCGTCGACGCCCGAGGGCGTCACCGATACGATGCTCGATACGATCTTTGCCCCGCTGCCGCCCGAGGCCGCATGGGAGCCGCTCCGCCTTTAG